From Melospiza melodia melodia isolate bMelMel2 chromosome 19, bMelMel2.pri, whole genome shotgun sequence, one genomic window encodes:
- the LOC134427018 gene encoding tyrosine-protein kinase Srms-like, translating into MEQFVRKRLTFLTSFWNKLRPRSVTESCSLGYLGSNSVSLNSEATSISFIPKSSLCIALYAFTARSAEELSISAGDKLRVLREEGEYVLARRLLGEPAMGYVPAAYVANLSQGTSAHRPWYFSKISRNEAEQLLLSPPNQHGSFLVRDSESSKGEYSLSVRNHAKVSHFRICKSPRGSLYIQKGHPFPNMEELLAFYTEHWKVIQSPLLQPCSPATPPERDGWERPRWEFTLRRKLGEGYFGEVWEGLWRNTVPVAIKIIKADMKAEDFTKEIQNLKRLRHEKLIQLHAVCSLEEPVYIITELMRKGNLHSYLNSPEGKSLGTSHLLNISCQVADGMRYLEEKHIVHRDLAARNILVGEELTCKIADFGLARLLKDDIYSTSSSTKIPVKWTAPEAANYRTYSLKSDVWSYGILLYEVFTYGQIPYEGMTNQETVRQITRGYRLPRPSPCPPEIYSIMLECWNGNTEERPTFLALREKLGFIYRRLLSSLS; encoded by the exons ATGGAGCAGTTCGTCAGGAAGCGCCTGACCTTCCTGACATCCTTCTGGAACAAGCTCCGTCCCCGCTCCGTGACGGAGAGCTGCTCGCTGGGGTATCTTGGCTCTAATTCCGTTTCGCTCAACTCGGAGGCGACTTCCATTTCCTTCATCCCCAAGTCGTCTCTCTGTATCGCTTTGTACGCTTTCACAGCCCGCAGCGCCGAGGAGCTGAGCATAAGCGCAGGGGACAAACTGCGTGTCCTCAGAGAGGAGGGCGAGTATGTCTTAGCCCGGCGGCTGCTGGGGGAGCCGGCCATGGGCTACGTCCCCGCTGCCTACGTGGCCAACCTCAGCCAGGGCACCTCTGCTCACCGCCC ctggTACTTCAGCAAGATCAGCCGAAATGAAGCGGAGCAGCTCCTCCTCTCGCCTCCCAACCAGCACGGCTCCTTCCTCGTCCGGGACAGCGAGAGCAGCAAGGGCGAATACTCTCTCTCAG TGCGCAACCACGCCAAGGTCAGCCACTTCCGAATCTGCAAGAGCCCCCGGGGCAGCCTCTACATCCAGAAGGGACACCCCTTCCCCAACATGGAGGAGCTGCTCGCCTTCTACACGGAGCACTGGAAGGTCATCCAGAgccccctgctgcagccctgcagccccgcg ACTCCCCCCGAGAGGGACGGCTGGGAGCGCCCGCGCTGGGAGTTCACCCTGCGGAGGAAGCTGGGAGAGGGCTACTTTGGAGAGGTGTGGGAAGGGCTGTGGAGGAACACCGTGCCAGTGGCCATCAAGATCATTAAAG CTGACATGAAAGCAGAAGACTTCACCAAGGAGATTCAGAACCTGAAGCGCCTGAGGCATGAGAAGCTGATCCAGCTGCACGCCGTGTGCTCCCTGGAGGAGCCCGTGTACATCATCACCGAGCTCATGCGCAAGGGCAACCTCCACAGCTACCTCAACA GTCCTGAAGGGAAGTCCCTGGGCACCTCCCACCTGCTCAACATCTCCTGCCAAGTGGCGGATGGGATGAGGTACCTGGAGGAGAAGCACATTGTCCACCGGGATCTGGCAGCCAGAAACATCCTGGTTGGAGAGGAGCTCACCTGCAAAATTGCTGATTTCGGACTTGCCCGGCTCCTCAAG GATGACATTTactccaccagcagcagcactaaAATCCCAGTGAAGTGGACGGCCCCAGAGGCAGCCAACTACCGCACCTACTCCCTCAAGTCCGACGTCTGGTCCTATGGGATTCTGCTCTACGAGGTCTTCACGTATGGACAGATCCCCTATGAAG GAATGACAAACCAAGAAACTGTACGGCAAATCACCAGGGGCTACCGcctgccccggcccagcccctgccctcctgAGATCTACAGCATCATGCTGGAGTGCTGGAATGGCAACACAGAGGAGCGTCCCACCTTCCTGGCCCTGAGGGAGAAGCTGGGCTTCATCTACAGGCGGCTGCTCAGCTCCCTCTCCTGA